From Camelina sativa cultivar DH55 chromosome 5, Cs, whole genome shotgun sequence:
GTTTAACTATAGTACTAGAGCTCATTTTATAAGAGCTAGTTTTAAAGAAGGTTctgaatatttataatttaactaGGTGAAGTATATGTGTGGTCTATTCATATTCTATACTGCATGCAGACTAGTACTTAACCAATCAAATGGAAGTGAAAAGAGCATACTATATATGCTTAACTGATATGTAATGAAGCTGTTTCGTAACTAAGTTTACAAGGATTTTATGTAATTcgattttaattttcaaaattccaTAAATGTGGTTTGGGTGGTCTGACTTGAGTCAGGTGATCAGGTCGATTTGTGGTTTAAGACTGATCACCACAGTCCACCACTTGACAAAGTCGCCCTTTGctctatattaaaatttatccATTCATGAATACCGATCAAATACCgataaaattagtatttttaaaacgGAAATTAACGACTATATCTCTTTTTTGTGTCAATCATCAATACACCACACCTTCTAAACAGGGAACGTACGCCAAATTTACACTGCGGTGACCAATTTTAATCCTCACAATTAAgcaattacaacaaaaattagTTGAAGTTAATTAAAGCTTTTCTGACCAAATATTGTCAGCCATTCGTCGACCGTGCAACTCTCCTTCACCATGCAAAATCCATGCACGTCTCTaattttagaaaccaaaaagtttCTATAAAAACCTCTAGAATCCATCACAATATCTACTGGCCCAAGTCATTCAACAACTTGGCTTTTATCTAATAAAGCCCCTCCTCTCCGATTAACCTTTAAATAAAACCGgagggagaaaaaaacaaaaaaaaaaacaaaaatatagaaaaaaccaaaaaaatgattggAAAAGTTGTTGTCTCCGTGGCCTCCATACTCTTAATAGTTGGAGTAGCCATAGGAGTCGTTGcctacataaacaaaaatggtgATACTAATCTGTCTCCGCAAATGAAAGCTGTTCAAGGAATTTGCCAGTCGACTTCCGACAAAGCCTCATGTGTCAAAACTCTTGAGCCGGTTAAGAGCGATAACCCAAACAAACTGATCAAGGCCTTCATGCTCGCCACACAAGACGCAATATACAAATCATCTAACTTCACGGGTAAAACCGAAGGAAACATGGGCTCANGTTAATTAAAGCTTTTCTGACCAAATATTGTCAGCCATTCGTCGACCGTGCAACTCTCCTTCACCATGCAAAATCCATGCACGTCTCTaattttagaaaccaaaaagtttCTATAAAAACCTCTAGAATCCATCACAATATCTACTGGCCCAAGTCATTCAACAACTTGGCTTTTATCTAATAAAGCCCCTCCTCTCCGATTAACCTTTAAATAAAACCGgagggagaaaaaaacaaaaaaaaaaacaaaaatatagaaaaaaccaaaaaaatgattggAAAAGTTGNNNNNNNNNNNNNNNNNNNNNNNNNNNNNNNNNNNNNNNNNNNNNNNNNNNNNNNNNNNNNNNNNNNNNNNNNNNNNNNNNNNNNNNNNNNNNNNNNNNNNNNNNNNNNNNNNNNNNNNNNNNNNNNNNNNNNNNNNNNNNNNNNNNNNNNNNNNNNNNNNNNNNNNNNNNNNNNNNNNNNNNNNNNNNNNNNNNNNNNNNNNNNNNNNNNNNNNNNNNNNNNNNNNNNNNNNNNNNNNNNNNNNNNNNNNNNNNNNNNNNNNNNNNNNNNNNNNNNNNNNNNNNNNNNNNNNNNNNNNNNNNNNNNNNNNNNNNNNNNNNNNNNNNNNNNNNNNNNNNNNNNNNNNNNNNNNNNNNNNNNNNNNNNNNNNNNNNNNNNNNNNNNNNNNNNNNNNNNNNNNNNNNNNNNNNNNNNNNNNNNNNNNNNNNNNNNNNNNNNNNNNNNNNNNNNNNNNNNNNNNNNNNNNNNNNNNNNNNNNNNNNNNNNNNNNNNNNNNNNNNNNNNNNNNNNNNNNNNNNNNNNNNNNNNNNNNNNNNNNNNNNNNNNNNNNNNNNNNNNNNNNNNNNNNNNNNNNNNNNNNNNNNNNNNNNNNNNNNNNNNNNNNNNNNNNNNNNNNNNNNNNNNNNNNNNNNNNNNNNNNNNNNNNNNNNNNNNNNNNNNNNNNNNNNNNNNNNNNNNNNNNNNNNNNNNNNNNNNNNNNNNNNNNNNNNNNNNNNNNNNNNNNNNNNNNNNNNNNNNNNNNNNNNNNNNNNNNNNNNNNNNNNNNNNNNNNNNNNNNNNNNNNNNNNNNNNNNNNNNNNNNNNNNNNNNNNNNNNNNNNNNNNNNNNNNNNNNNNNNNNNNNNNNNNNNNNNNNNNNNNNNNNNNNNNNNNNNNNNNNNNNNNNNNNNNNNNNNNNNNNNNNNNNNNNNNNNNNNNNNNNNNNNNNNNNNNNNNNNNNNNNNNNNNNNNNNNNNNNNNNNNNNNNNNNNNNNNNNNNNNNNNNNNNNNNNNNNNNNNNNNNNNNNNNNNNNNNNNNNNNNNNNNNNNNNNNNNNNNNNNNNNNNNNNNNNNGTACTGCAAGAGAGTTTTCATGTACGCTCTTGAGGATCTCTCTACCATTGTTGAGGAAATGGGTGAAGATCTTAGCCAGATCGGGAGCAAAATTGATCAGCTTAAACAATGGTTAACCGGTGTTTACAATTACCAAACTGATTGTCTTGACGATATCGAAGAAGACGATTTAAGAAAGACTATTGGAGAGGGCATTGCAAGCTCCAAGATTCTCACTAGCAACGCTATTGACATCTTCCACACTGTCGTTAGCGCCATGGCCAAGCTTAACATCAAGGTTGACGAATTCAAAAACTTTACAGGTGGAATCTTCACTCCTTCCGACAAAGGAGCAGCTCCCGCCAACAAAGGAGCCCCTCCTGTTGCTGATGAATCTCCCGTGGCCGACCCAGATGGTCCTGCTCGTCGTCTTCTTGAAGACATGGACCAGACCGGAACCCCAACATGGGTTTCAGGTGCTGACAGGAAGCTCATGGCTAAGGCTGGACGTGGCGGTAACGGCGGTGCTGCTAGGATCAAAGCGACCTTTGTGGTGGCTAAGGACGGAAGTGGACAGTTTAAGACGGTTCAACAAGCCGTTAATGCTTGTCCTGAGAAGAACCCCGGCCGATGCATCATCCACATCAAGGCTGGTATTTACAAAGAGCAAGTAATCATccctaagaagaagaacaacatctTCATGTTCGGAGATGGTGCAAGAAAGACCGTCATTACTTACCACAGAAGTGTCAAACTCAGCCCTGGAACCACCACTTCCCTTAGTGGCACAGTTCGTAAGTCTCACGAAACCCTAATCCACTAGTCcattgatacaaaaaaaaaaggttatacaagtatttgtataaatataactcatgttatatatatcattgtgCAGAGGTTGAATCAGAAGGATTCATGGCAAAATGGATCGGATTCAAGAACACCGCTGGTCCCATGGGACACCAAGCTGTGGCTATCAGAGTGAACGGAGACCGTGCTGTTATCTTCAACTGTAGGTTCGACGGTTACCAAGACACCTTGTACGTGAACAACGGCCGTCAGTTCTACAGAAACATTGTCGTTTCAGGAACAGTCGACTTCATCTTCGGCAAATCCGCAACCGTGATTCAAAACTCACTCATTGTTGTCCGTAAAGGAAACAAGGGACAATTCAACACAGTCACAGCCGATGGAAACGAAAAGGGATTAGCGATGAAAATTGGTATCGTCCTCCAAAACTGTCGCATCGTTCCCGACAAGAAACTAGCGGCGGAGAGATTAACCGTGGCGTCATACTTGGGAAGGCCGTGGAAGCAATACTCGACCACCGTGATTATGAACACTGAGATGGGAGACTTGATTAGACCAGAAGGTTGGAAGATCTGGGATGGGGAGAATTTCCACAAGTCATGCAGGTACGTTGAGTACAACAACCGTGGACCAGGAGCTATCACTAACAGAAGAGTCGATTGGGTTAAGATCGCCAGGTCTGCAGGTGAGGTCAATGACTTCACTGTTGCTAACTGGTTAGGCCCGATTAACTGGATTCAAGAGGCCAATGTTCCTGTCACGCTTGGAttataaatcaaatacaattaaaaaaaaaaaaaaaatagtagtacGTGCTCATGTAAAAGGTGAAAGTACAACGTCGTTTTCGATAGGAATAATATGCATGCGCGGGGAGATGAAGTTGTAAgatttgctttttgtttgtctcaCGTATGaaagatgagaaagaaaaaaaaattatgttgtttgattttaattttaatttttatgtttttggaaGATGAAAACTTGCCCGATGTGTTGTACCTATgtttaataaactttttaaaatatatagttttatttaatttgtgttattttatGATGTTGTCAATTctcaaatttatcaaaatttatggACATAAATATACAAACAATGACTTGCTTTATCTGAAATTCCCAATAAGAAAAATTACCACCATCAAACAATTTCTAACGAGGAAATTTTTTTGACTTTCTCATCCACCTTGGTTAGATTTGTTATTAAATTAAGATTGGCTTTGCCATTGGTCTGCAAACACGACATATCACTCATGCAACTGAAAA
This genomic window contains:
- the LOC104784600 gene encoding pectinesterase 5-like isoform X3; protein product: MIGKVVVSVASILLIVGVAIGVVAYINKNGDTNLSPQMKAVQGICQSTSDKASCVKTLEPVKSDNPNKLIKAFMLATQDAIYKSSNFTGKTEGNMGSXXXXXXXXXXXYCKRVFMYALEDLSTIVEEMGEDLSQIGSKIDQLKQWLTGVYNYQTDCLDDIEEDDLRKTIGEGIASSKILTSNAIDIFHTVVSAMAKLNIKVDEFKNFTGGIFTPSDKGAAPANKGAPPVADESPVADPDGPARRLLEDMDQTGTPTWVSGADRKLMAKAGRGGNGGAARIKATFVVAKDGSGQFKTVQQAVNACPEKNPGRCIIHIKAGIYKEQVIIPKKKNNIFMFGDGARKTVITYHRSVKLSPGTTTSLSGTVQVESEGFMAKWIGFKNTAGPMGHQAVAIRVNGDRAVIFNCRFDGYQDTLYVNNGRQFYRNIVVSGTVDFIFGKSATVIQNSLIVVRKGNKGQFNTVTADGNEKGLAMKIGIVLQNCRIVPDKKLAAERLTVASYLGRPWKQYSTTVIMNTEMGDLIRPEGWKIWDGENFHKSCRYVEYNNRGPGAITNRRVDWVKIARSAGEVNDFTVANWLGPINWIQEANVPVTLGL